TATGTGTAAAATAACACAGTAGCTATTTTGGTTATATAAGGGTGATAAATAATAGAATAACAAAATTTTCTCATTAAAACCTTTATTTTTTTATGCTCTGAACTTATAATTTAGCTACCTCATGGAACTCATTAGAACTGGCACGCATATTGCAATATATTTGTGTGGAAGTATAAAGAAAAAAATTAATATTCTTCAACATAAAGGAAGGAGGCAAGGGCAATGAAAAAAACGTCTATCAACGTAAATAAAAAGGAGGCTATAAAAATGAGAAAAACACTCATAACAGTAGTTGTTGCGTTATTGTCAGTAATTCTGGTTTACGGCAATGTGAACGCTATTACAGGACAGTGTTCTAACTGTCATACAATGCATAACAGTCAGAACGGCAGCACCGTAGATGCCAGCGGACCAAGCCAGCGTCTACTAAATGCAAGTTGTATCGCATGCCATAAGGAAGACACTACAGGAGGAAAAACTAACAGCTTTGGAGCGCCTATTGTATGGCACACCACTGCTCCTACCGGTCAGGGGGCCAGTAAAACAAACGCAGGCGGTGACTTTTACTGGGTTGTAAACACAGGTGATTCATATGGCCATAATGTTGTGGGTGTAAAAGCATCAGATGCAACTATCACTCCTGCGGATACTCCTCCGGGATGGGATCAAACTGCTACTACAGCGGTAACATTTGATAGTAAAACACTTCAGGTAACAGGCGGCGCAGGATGGACCAGTCAGCTTACTTGCGCAGGAACATTCGGTTGTCACGGAACACGTAATGCTGTAGATTTCGGCGGAATACAGGGCGCTCATCACAATAACTTAAACGGCACAGCCACAAAGGCAGATGCTGTAAACACAACTACTGTGGGAAGCAGCTACAGGTTTTTGGCAGGTATCTA
The Nitrospirota bacterium genome window above contains:
- a CDS encoding cytochrome c3 family protein; translation: MKKTSINVNKKEAIKMRKTLITVVVALLSVILVYGNVNAITGQCSNCHTMHNSQNGSTVDASGPSQRLLNASCIACHKEDTTGGKTNSFGAPIVWHTTAPTGQGASKTNAGGDFYWVVNTGDSYGHNVVGVKASDATITPADTPPGWDQTATTAVTFDSKTLQVTGGAGWTSQLTCAGTFGCHGTRNAVDFGGIQGAHHNNLNGTATKADAVNTTTVGSSYRFLAGIYGLEDANWNWAELSTTHNEYYGANSASNRNYNAVSTTYTNKNTISFLCAECHGLFHSKIADDTAYAYGDPWRRHPSDIALPASGEYAKYNTADGAAIGTYNLEAPVARTTVPSDCTTCSTVTAGTDVVMCLSCHRAHGSNQPDLLRWTYTSMVAGSTNTGGCFVCHTEKNATGTNP